From the genome of Winogradskyella forsetii, one region includes:
- a CDS encoding DUF4266 domain-containing protein encodes MIKKMMVTALLAVCFSSCVVVKDYEKVNLNDPDMALTDKKCDRNVTTAHSYREAAVGANGGKTGGGCGCN; translated from the coding sequence ATGATAAAAAAAATGATGGTAACAGCTTTACTTGCGGTTTGCTTCAGCAGTTGCGTAGTGGTAAAAGACTATGAAAAGGTAAACCTCAACGATCCAGATATGGCATTGACAGACAAGAAGTGCGACCGTAATGTGACTACGGCGCATTCCTACCGCGAAGCAGCAGTGGGCGCCAATGGAGGAAAAACAGGCGGTGGTTGCGGTTGTAATTAA
- a CDS encoding organic hydroperoxide resistance protein, whose amino-acid sequence MKTLYEATTKAEGGRAGHIKSEDGPLDHNLSVPKSMGGKGGNGTNPEQLFGAAYAACFGGALQSVAKNEGIEIDDEALSVTAVIGFCKDDDGFFLEATLDCYIPGVDLETGEDLVEKAHEACPFSKATRDNITVTLNLLLDE is encoded by the coding sequence ATGAAAACTTTATATGAAGCAACCACAAAAGCTGAAGGCGGAAGAGCAGGTCACATTAAATCTGAAGATGGTCCATTAGACCATAATCTTTCTGTACCAAAATCAATGGGAGGCAAAGGTGGAAATGGCACCAACCCAGAACAACTTTTCGGCGCAGCTTATGCAGCATGTTTTGGAGGCGCACTTCAATCCGTTGCCAAAAACGAGGGTATTGAAATAGATGACGAAGCCCTAAGTGTCACCGCAGTCATAGGATTTTGCAAAGACGATGATGGTTTTTTCCTAGAAGCTACTTTAGATTGTTATATTCCTGGAGTTGATTTAGAAACTGGAGAAGACCTCGTGGAAAAAGCTCATGAAGCGTGTCCTTTTAGTAAAGCCACACGTGATAATATTACAGTAACCTTGAATTTATTGTTGGATGAGTAA
- a CDS encoding DUF3570 domain-containing protein: MKRIILFFCVFAFAKPVLSQAEGANSQTGQDSTKVYKKRVLETTEVDFLTSYYTQDGDNAAVSGGIGTEELTDVTGTFVISIPLNDDDVLTIDAGVSAYTSASSSNVGPFDDGSADPFQASSGASSSDLWANVNGSYSHSSDDRNDIWSARVSLSTEYDYFSVGVGGSYTKLFNEKNTELSVSGNVYIDTWKAIYPTELRAFTAEGSGLNDRLFTQNTITGNVNYNPRFEPFDSEGRNSYSLGLGFSQILHKNVQGSLALDFVKQQGLLSTPFQRVYFGDVADSFIDNFQLADAIERLPDSRFKVAVGGRLNWYLNEVLTVRTFYRYYFDDWGINSHTASVEVPVKITDKFTLYPSYRFYNQTAADYFRAYEGALSTDEFYTSDYDLSKYSANQFGFGVSYTDIFASTKIFSFGLKSIDLKFYKYDRDTTFGSSIIIAGFKFVID; encoded by the coding sequence TTGAAGAGAATAATTTTATTTTTTTGTGTTTTCGCTTTTGCGAAACCTGTCCTGAGCCAAGCGGAAGGGGCGAACTCACAGACAGGACAAGACTCAACAAAAGTCTATAAAAAACGGGTTTTAGAAACTACAGAAGTAGATTTCTTAACCAGTTATTATACCCAAGATGGCGATAATGCAGCTGTAAGTGGTGGTATAGGTACTGAAGAGTTAACTGATGTTACAGGTACATTTGTGATCTCTATTCCATTAAATGATGACGATGTGCTGACCATTGATGCTGGTGTTTCTGCATATACTTCTGCATCATCCAGTAATGTTGGGCCATTTGATGATGGTTCAGCAGACCCTTTTCAGGCTTCGTCTGGAGCTTCTAGTAGTGATTTATGGGCAAACGTTAATGGAAGCTACAGTCATAGTTCTGATGACCGTAACGATATTTGGTCGGCAAGGGTATCGCTATCGACCGAATATGATTATTTTTCTGTAGGTGTAGGCGGCAGTTACACTAAACTTTTTAATGAAAAGAATACGGAATTGAGTGTAAGTGGTAATGTTTATATCGACACTTGGAAAGCTATTTACCCTACAGAGTTGAGAGCTTTTACAGCTGAAGGAAGTGGACTGAATGACCGTCTGTTTACCCAAAACACCATTACCGGAAACGTAAATTACAATCCGAGATTTGAGCCCTTTGATAGTGAAGGACGTAATTCATATTCATTAGGCTTAGGGTTTTCGCAGATATTGCATAAAAATGTTCAAGGCTCATTGGCGTTGGATTTTGTGAAACAACAAGGCTTATTATCTACGCCGTTTCAGCGTGTATATTTTGGAGATGTAGCCGATTCTTTTATTGATAATTTTCAACTCGCTGATGCCATCGAGCGTTTGCCAGATTCAAGATTTAAAGTTGCTGTTGGTGGTCGGTTAAACTGGTACCTTAATGAGGTGCTAACGGTACGCACCTTTTACCGCTATTATTTTGACGATTGGGGCATCAACTCACATACTGCAAGTGTTGAAGTGCCAGTGAAGATTACAGATAAATTTACACTCTATCCATCATATAGATTCTATAATCAGACCGCAGCAGATTACTTTAGAGCTTATGAAGGCGCTTTGTCCACAGATGAATTTTATACTTCAGATTATGACCTTTCCAAGTATTCTGCAAATCAATTTGGATTTGGAGTATCTTACACGGACATTTTTGCAAGTACTAAGATTTTCAGTTTTGGTCTTAAAAGTATAGACCTAAAATTCTATAAATATGATAGGGACACGACTTTTGGTTCGAGTATAATTATAGCTGGATTTAAGTTTGTGATAGATTAA